The Microplitis demolitor isolate Queensland-Clemson2020A chromosome 8, iyMicDemo2.1a, whole genome shotgun sequence genome has a segment encoding these proteins:
- the LOC103573212 gene encoding DET1 homolog, with translation MEIKKGKIEFVNGPCPIIPRKLPVQNIILRLRRREIIGCQYPGTQVLTKRKFYQNVFPNYTVLNAEKPPCFLRKFSPDGKYLLAFSSDLTSIEIYKYQGPSAAAELLVGCKGEFIGHKNDNASFHIRNNIFHKFFKKKRVINIIDSDERLNRECCLFTDDSRYVIVGSVRHISDELRPHFYQIYSNNEALAPNPISPLEDYCFYLVDIQTGQFCDYRRFAADKIYLSYNQGVYLYKEILAILSIQHQTIHIFQVIDGLFVDIRKIGRFCLEDESYIVASTAYPDINTRPFKDKITNTLKHKLLAHLYKRAANVSKTTGSPYELRRFYQCFDKLNSLRMWKMQLLDRKHILIRYVSEEVATLQVIEPHVHSALFVVYNMVSAKIIGAYDNNSSYMRTLFEKFSDSFRNPDTPYMRSPLNNIYQRLIHQRYKQPTKRLLSQLPISAQSYSSSPYLDLSLFYYDEKLMQMIDRPTTCVGNPVRFYARDSELLRFCMRFGVLGERTTPVYARRLVALAFHPTDPFAISVQLVNTEYITSFHIRHV, from the coding sequence CCAATAATACCACGTAAACTTCcagttcaaaatattatattacgtTTACGACGTCGTGAAATAATTGGTTGTCAGTATCCAGGTACACAAGTACTAACAAAACGTAAGTTTTATCAAAACGTTTTTCCAAATTATACTGTTTTGAATGCTGAAAAACCGCCGTGCTTTTTACGTAAGTTTAGTCCTGATGGCAAATACCTGTTGGCATTTAGTTCTGATTTAACgtcaattgaaatttataagtacCAAGGGCCTTCAGCAGCAGCTGAATTGCTTGTAGGCTGCAAAGGTGAATTTATTGGTCACAAAAATGATAATGCAAGTTTTCATATacgcaataatatttttcacaaatttttcaagaaaaaaagggtaattaatataatcgaCAGCGATGAACGTCTTAATAGAGAGTGTTGTTTATTTACTGATGACAGTAGATATGTAATTGTTGGTTCAGTTCGTCATATTTCTGATGAATTGAGGCCACACTTTTATCAGATTTATTCCAACAACGAAGCACTTGCACCTAATCCAATTTCACCACTTGAAGATTATTGCTTTTATCTCGTTGATATTCAAACTGGACAATTTTGTGATTACAGACGTTTTGCTgctgacaaaatttatttatcttacaATCAAGGAGTTTATTTGTATAAAGAAATTTTGGCCATTCTATCTATTCAGCATCAAACGATTCATATATTTCAAGTTATTGATGGGTTGTTTGTTGATATCAGAAAAATAGGAAGATTTTGTTTAGAAGATGAAAGTTATATAGTCGCTTCGACTGCATATCCAGATATTAATACAAGACCATTCAAAGATAAAATAACGAATACTTTGAAGCATAAATTATTAGCACATTTATATAAACGTGCTGCTAATGTCAGTAAAACAACAGGTAGTCCATATGAATTGCGACGTTTTTATCAGtgctttgataaattaaattccctacgAATGTGGAAGATGCAATTATTGGATAGAAAACATATACTGATACGTTACGTCAGCGAAGAAGTAGCGACTCTACAAGTAATTGAACCGCATGTCCATTCCGCGCTGTTCGTTGTCTACAATATGGTATCTGCTAAAATAATTGGCGCTTATGACAATAACTCATCATATATGCGGACGTTATTTGAAAAGTTTAGTGATTCTTTTCGAAATCCAGACACTCCGTACATGCGCTCAcctcttaataatatttaccagCGATTAATACATCAACGATATAAGCAGCCAACTAAAAGACTCTTGTCCCAACTACCAATTAGTGCTCAGTCTTATTCAAGCTCACCGTATCTCGACTTATCTTTGTTTTATtacgatgaaaaattaatgcaGATGATAGACAGACCTACAACTTGTGTTGGAAATCCTGTACGATTTTACGCAAGAGATTCAGAGCTTTTGAGGTTTTGTATGCGTTTTGGAGTTCTGGGAGAGAGAACAACTCCTGTGTATGCACGAAGACTTGTCGCATTAGCTTTTCATCCGACTGATCCATTTGCTATATCGGTTCAACTTGTCAACACGGAATACATAACAAGTTTTCACATTCGGCATGTTTGA
- the LOC103573209 gene encoding tubulin--tyrosine ligase-like protein 12, translated as MDTYDNFLQKHQTQLELSGIPEIYWPTLFKKLSDKIFDAGLVFEIAKIDYTDVVKTPQDPGYKLFVAAEEGLACDDLSNIYLIDHAWLYDINFAHRHLSEIPGLLDRLCNLMSYDGSEEDKNDKIDFVLKEMWRYNQFYTLNQGTVEERLPLWYIMDEVGSAINHSDDPNFRTVPFLYLNENVTYTLLFPIKNTEFNEEVTRDFVENQTNDLEKRRALLLPWVDHDFTDKSFTQIEPDEQYFLSGRIPETLPQINESVNSQNGESKKDKLKVFSQYDIVSQYLTDPAFELVDNEQEADVLWLIVHFKDYKKLSQESPYTFINQFPYEHVLTTKDLLSIVCRRKAADNLYNPETLETYPSWLPTTYNLSTELVEFVSYFQNRQARDLDNHWICKPWNLARGLDTHVTNNLFHILRLPSTGPKIAQKYISSPVLYPRPGVGNVKFDVRYVVLLKSVKPLVVYAYSNFFLRFANKAFALNNLYDYEQHFTVMNYSDEAELYHVKCADFVVEWNKVHPDNEWKNNVEIKIFKVIKDALEAATVAPLGKGVAANQQSRALYAVDLMLEWKNNEINPVLLEFNFSPDNKRACEYYPDFYNNVFKFLFLDIDDTNDFVEL; from the coding sequence ATGGATACATACGATAATTTTCTCCAAAAACATCAAACGCAGCTCGAACTGTCAGGTATTCCAGAAATTTATTGGCCAacgttgtttaaaaaattgagtgataaaatttttgacgcTGGTCTTGTTTTTGAAATCGCTAAAATTGATTACACTGATGTAGTCAAGACCCCACAGGATCCGGGTTACAAATTATTTGTAGCAGCTGAAGAGGGTTTAGCATGCGATGAtctaagtaatatttatttaattgatcacGCCTGGCTGTATGATATCAATTTTGCACATCGTCATTTGTCTGAAATTCCTGGTCTATTAGATCGTTTGTGCAATCTGATGTCCTACGATGGGAGTGAAgaagataaaaatgataaaatagatTTCGTTCTCAAAGAAATGTGGAGATACaatcaattttatacattaaacCAAGGAACGGTTGAGGAACGTCTGCCACTTTGGTATATAATGGACGAAGTTGGATCAGCAATAAATCATAGTGATGATCCTAATTTTCGTACCGTTCCTTTCctgtatttaaatgaaaatgtgACTTACACTTTATTGTTTCCTATCAAGAATACTGAATTTAATGAAGAGGTAACTCGAGATTTTGTTGAGAATCAAACGAATGATCTGGAAAAAAGGCGTGCTTTACTTCTTCCCTGGGTTGATCATGATTTTACTGACAAAAGTTTCACTCAAATTGAACCAGATGAACAGTATTTTTTATCTGGTCGTATCCCTGAAACTTTACCTCAaataaatgaatcagtgaatagCCAAAATGGTGAgagtaaaaaagataaattaaaagtctTTAGCCAGTATGATATTGTCAGCCAGTATCTAACAGATCCGGCCTTTGAACTTGTCGATAATGAACAAGAAGCTGATGTACTTTGGTTAATTGTTCACTTTAAGGATTATAAAAAACTAAGCCAAGAATCTCCTTACACATTTATCAATCAATTCCCGTATGAACATGTTCTGACTACAAAAGATTTATTGTCTATTGTCTGTCGGAGAAAAGCTgctgataatttatataatccaGAGACATTAGAAACTTATCCTTCGTGGTTGCCGACTACTTACAATTTAAGTACTGAGTTGGTTGAATTCGTATCGTATTTTCAAAATCGTCAAGCTAGAGATTTAGACAATCACTGGATTTGCAAGCCGTGGAATTTAGCAAGAGGATTGGATACTCatgtaacaaataatttatttcatattttacgTTTACCGAGTACTGGACCTAAAATcgcacaaaaatatatttcatctCCGGTTTTATATCCAAGACCTGGTGTAGGCAATGTCAAATTTGACGTCAGATATGTTGTGTTATTAAAATCTGTTAAACCATTGGTAGTTTACgcgtattcaaattttttcttacgtTTCGCTAACAAAGCATTTGCTCTGAACAATCTCTATGACTACGAGCAACATTTTACGGTAATGAATTATTCTGACGAAGCTGAACTTTATCATGTCAAGTGTGCTGATTTTGTTGTCGAGTGGAATAAAGTCCATCCGGATAATGAATGGAAAAATAACGTtgagattaaaatatttaaagttattaaagaTGCTTTGGAAGCTGCTACTGTTGCTCCGTTGGGTAAAGGGGTTGCTGCTAATCAGCAAAGCCGAGCTCTGTATGCTGTTGATTTAATGTTGGaatggaaaaataatgaaattaatcctGTTCTActagaatttaatttctcaCCTGACAATAAACGCGCATGTGAATATTATCcggatttttataataatgttttcaaatttttgttccTAGACATTGATGATACTAATGATTTTGTGgaactataa
- the LOC103573208 gene encoding uncharacterized protein LOC103573208 isoform X3 → MAKLDKLDNMDCPECSGPPPIFRLPPPPRPPFLTEAAFCSEAPLAELEDCVAIPMIDASYHANPSLQNTALIIACTVILLLMAAIVSVVFWKHKRKVQNLLPCKSAVAVTATTGRTRVLPNGQALTGASSNMMAGNNTARLYEDMMEHVPHSQIHNHLPAQLRMQPTIEVRGVDSSRQQMIDVNKEKNGNRGGFVCSSPGPDPYGSQDLYNPVYEELCNGDNQPDTDEEGDINGRNRLHHRASANSKSASEDEFAEDELSVGEPSESRVLTSASPGPVSWSTCPAGSSRTSRERRGKSPRSLDRRRKNKAHDVGEFHEGMLLDALLHFYPNVPGIAGTKNNSSQRTKPAVTVAHKLPYYVPQMPPQFHTVNKEINNKEEENPYESVPVLGPLHNYSNQNKTNSKDKSSNKVPTVDDYNKYPQYASEYFGLHNQVVTPIYTQVGNDYSDTYAQPTDKLYYSDDRYAQPVYFTSRDPDKTSAGKLYQGQPDSSFGSDSGYSHHTSGGTTIYNNGGTRSSITRTNHRKDKHRNSNHSHHSVDFIFSQ, encoded by the exons ATGGCTAAACTCGATAAATTGGATAACATGGATTGCCCAGAGTGTTCAGGACCACCACCGATATTTCGGTTACCTCCACCACCTAGGCCACCTTTCCTCACGGAAGCGGCATTCTGCTCGGAAGCACCTTTAGCCGAGCTTGAGGACTGTGTTGCTATTCCg atgATCGATGCGTCTTATCACGCCAATCCGTCATTACAAAACACAGCTTTGATAATTGCCTGTACTGTTATTTTGTTGTTAATGGCAGCGATAGTTTCCGTCGTATTTTGGAA aCACAAAAGAAAAGTACAGAATCTTTTACCCTGTAAAAGTGCAGTAGCAGTAACAGCAACAACAGGACGTACCCGTGTTTTGCCCAATGGTCAAGCATTAACGGGCGCCAGCAGTAATATGATGGCTGGCAATAACACCGCACGTCTCTATGAGGATATGATGGAGCACGTACCCCATTCGCAAATCCACAATCACTTGCCAGCTCAACTTAGGATGCAACCAACAATCGAGGTACGAGGTGTAGATTCCTCGAGGCAGCAG ATGATTGATGTCAATAAGGAGAAGAATGGCAACCGAGGAGGTTTTGTGTGTAGCAGCCCTGGACCAGATCCATACGGATCACAAGATCTTTATAATCCAGTTTATGAGGAACTTTGTAATG gTGATAATCAACCTGATACAGACGAAGAAGGTGATATAAACGGACGAAATCGTTTACATCATCGCGCATCAGCAAATTCAAAATCAGCAAGCGAAGATGAATTTGCTGAAGATGAATTATCTGTTGGTGAACCTTCAGAATCACGCGTGTTAACATCAGCATCACCTGGCCCAGTGTCATGGAGCACATGTCCTGCTGGATCATCACGAACTTCCCGTGAAAGACGAGGCAAAAGCCCCAGAAGTTTAGATCGACGCAGGAAAAATAAAGCCCATGATGTTGGTGAATTTCACGAAGGAATGCTTCTTGATGCATTGCTACACTTTTATCCAAATGTTcctg GTATAGCaggaactaaaaataattctagtCAACGAACAAAACCTGCTGTTACGGTAGCACATAAATTGCCATACTATGTGCCACAAATGCCTCCTCAATTTCATACagtaaacaaagaaataaataacaaagaagaagaaaatccTTACGAGAGTGTACCAGTTCTCGGCCCGCTGCACAATTATTCAAaccaaaataaaacaaatagtaAAGACAAATCATCAAATAAAGTACCGACAGTTgatgattataataaatatccaCAATATGCTTCTGAATACTTTGGTTTACATAATCAAGTTGTAACGCCAATTTATACACAAGTTGGTAATGATTATTCCGATACATATGCTCAGCCAACTGATAAACTTTACTACAGTGATGATAGATATGCCCAACCTGTTTACTTTACTTCCCGCGATCCAGATAAAACTTCTGCTGGTAAATTGTATCAAGGACAACCCGACAGTAGTTTTGGAAGTGATAGTGGTTACAGTCATCATACGTCCGGTGGTACAACGATTTATAATAATGGTGGTACAAGAAGCAGTATTACACGGACTAATCATCGTAAAGATAAACATCGAAATTCAAATCATTCTCATCATTCCGTCGATTTCATATTTTCACAATAA
- the LOC103573208 gene encoding uncharacterized protein LOC103573208 isoform X1: MFSFQTDMMMIEFLSTFKRRMAKLDKLDNMDCPECSGPPPIFRLPPPPRPPFLTEAAFCSEAPLAELEDCVAIPMIDASYHANPSLQNTALIIACTVILLLMAAIVSVVFWKHKRKVQNLLPCKSAVAVTATTGRTRVLPNGQALTGASSNMMAGNNTARLYEDMMEHVPHSQIHNHLPAQLRMQPTIEVRGVDSSRQQMIDVNKEKNGNRGGFVCSSPGPDPYGSQDLYNPVYEELCNGDNQPDTDEEGDINGRNRLHHRASANSKSASEDEFAEDELSVGEPSESRVLTSASPGPVSWSTCPAGSSRTSRERRGKSPRSLDRRRKNKAHDVGEFHEGMLLDALLHFYPNVPGIAGTKNNSSQRTKPAVTVAHKLPYYVPQMPPQFHTVNKEINNKEEENPYESVPVLGPLHNYSNQNKTNSKDKSSNKVPTVDDYNKYPQYASEYFGLHNQVVTPIYTQVGNDYSDTYAQPTDKLYYSDDRYAQPVYFTSRDPDKTSAGKLYQGQPDSSFGSDSGYSHHTSGGTTIYNNGGTRSSITRTNHRKDKHRNSNHSHHSVDFIFSQ, translated from the exons ATGTTTTCATTTCAAACTGATATGATGatgattgaatttttgag taCGTTCAAGAGGAGAATGGCTAAACTCGATAAATTGGATAACATGGATTGCCCAGAGTGTTCAGGACCACCACCGATATTTCGGTTACCTCCACCACCTAGGCCACCTTTCCTCACGGAAGCGGCATTCTGCTCGGAAGCACCTTTAGCCGAGCTTGAGGACTGTGTTGCTATTCCg atgATCGATGCGTCTTATCACGCCAATCCGTCATTACAAAACACAGCTTTGATAATTGCCTGTACTGTTATTTTGTTGTTAATGGCAGCGATAGTTTCCGTCGTATTTTGGAA aCACAAAAGAAAAGTACAGAATCTTTTACCCTGTAAAAGTGCAGTAGCAGTAACAGCAACAACAGGACGTACCCGTGTTTTGCCCAATGGTCAAGCATTAACGGGCGCCAGCAGTAATATGATGGCTGGCAATAACACCGCACGTCTCTATGAGGATATGATGGAGCACGTACCCCATTCGCAAATCCACAATCACTTGCCAGCTCAACTTAGGATGCAACCAACAATCGAGGTACGAGGTGTAGATTCCTCGAGGCAGCAG ATGATTGATGTCAATAAGGAGAAGAATGGCAACCGAGGAGGTTTTGTGTGTAGCAGCCCTGGACCAGATCCATACGGATCACAAGATCTTTATAATCCAGTTTATGAGGAACTTTGTAATG gTGATAATCAACCTGATACAGACGAAGAAGGTGATATAAACGGACGAAATCGTTTACATCATCGCGCATCAGCAAATTCAAAATCAGCAAGCGAAGATGAATTTGCTGAAGATGAATTATCTGTTGGTGAACCTTCAGAATCACGCGTGTTAACATCAGCATCACCTGGCCCAGTGTCATGGAGCACATGTCCTGCTGGATCATCACGAACTTCCCGTGAAAGACGAGGCAAAAGCCCCAGAAGTTTAGATCGACGCAGGAAAAATAAAGCCCATGATGTTGGTGAATTTCACGAAGGAATGCTTCTTGATGCATTGCTACACTTTTATCCAAATGTTcctg GTATAGCaggaactaaaaataattctagtCAACGAACAAAACCTGCTGTTACGGTAGCACATAAATTGCCATACTATGTGCCACAAATGCCTCCTCAATTTCATACagtaaacaaagaaataaataacaaagaagaagaaaatccTTACGAGAGTGTACCAGTTCTCGGCCCGCTGCACAATTATTCAAaccaaaataaaacaaatagtaAAGACAAATCATCAAATAAAGTACCGACAGTTgatgattataataaatatccaCAATATGCTTCTGAATACTTTGGTTTACATAATCAAGTTGTAACGCCAATTTATACACAAGTTGGTAATGATTATTCCGATACATATGCTCAGCCAACTGATAAACTTTACTACAGTGATGATAGATATGCCCAACCTGTTTACTTTACTTCCCGCGATCCAGATAAAACTTCTGCTGGTAAATTGTATCAAGGACAACCCGACAGTAGTTTTGGAAGTGATAGTGGTTACAGTCATCATACGTCCGGTGGTACAACGATTTATAATAATGGTGGTACAAGAAGCAGTATTACACGGACTAATCATCGTAAAGATAAACATCGAAATTCAAATCATTCTCATCATTCCGTCGATTTCATATTTTCACAATAA
- the LOC103573208 gene encoding uncharacterized protein LOC103573208 isoform X2, whose product MFSFQTDMMMIEFLSTFKRRMAKLDKLDNMDCPECSGPPPIFRLPPPPRPPFLTEAAFCSEAPLAELEDCVAIPMIDASYHANPSLQNTALIIACTVILLLMAAIVSVVFWKHKRKVQNLLPCKSAVAVTATTGRTRVLPNGQALTGASSNMMAGNNTARLYEDMMEHVPHSQIHNHLPAQLRMQPTIEMIDVNKEKNGNRGGFVCSSPGPDPYGSQDLYNPVYEELCNGDNQPDTDEEGDINGRNRLHHRASANSKSASEDEFAEDELSVGEPSESRVLTSASPGPVSWSTCPAGSSRTSRERRGKSPRSLDRRRKNKAHDVGEFHEGMLLDALLHFYPNVPGIAGTKNNSSQRTKPAVTVAHKLPYYVPQMPPQFHTVNKEINNKEEENPYESVPVLGPLHNYSNQNKTNSKDKSSNKVPTVDDYNKYPQYASEYFGLHNQVVTPIYTQVGNDYSDTYAQPTDKLYYSDDRYAQPVYFTSRDPDKTSAGKLYQGQPDSSFGSDSGYSHHTSGGTTIYNNGGTRSSITRTNHRKDKHRNSNHSHHSVDFIFSQ is encoded by the exons ATGTTTTCATTTCAAACTGATATGATGatgattgaatttttgag taCGTTCAAGAGGAGAATGGCTAAACTCGATAAATTGGATAACATGGATTGCCCAGAGTGTTCAGGACCACCACCGATATTTCGGTTACCTCCACCACCTAGGCCACCTTTCCTCACGGAAGCGGCATTCTGCTCGGAAGCACCTTTAGCCGAGCTTGAGGACTGTGTTGCTATTCCg atgATCGATGCGTCTTATCACGCCAATCCGTCATTACAAAACACAGCTTTGATAATTGCCTGTACTGTTATTTTGTTGTTAATGGCAGCGATAGTTTCCGTCGTATTTTGGAA aCACAAAAGAAAAGTACAGAATCTTTTACCCTGTAAAAGTGCAGTAGCAGTAACAGCAACAACAGGACGTACCCGTGTTTTGCCCAATGGTCAAGCATTAACGGGCGCCAGCAGTAATATGATGGCTGGCAATAACACCGCACGTCTCTATGAGGATATGATGGAGCACGTACCCCATTCGCAAATCCACAATCACTTGCCAGCTCAACTTAGGATGCAACCAACAATCGAG ATGATTGATGTCAATAAGGAGAAGAATGGCAACCGAGGAGGTTTTGTGTGTAGCAGCCCTGGACCAGATCCATACGGATCACAAGATCTTTATAATCCAGTTTATGAGGAACTTTGTAATG gTGATAATCAACCTGATACAGACGAAGAAGGTGATATAAACGGACGAAATCGTTTACATCATCGCGCATCAGCAAATTCAAAATCAGCAAGCGAAGATGAATTTGCTGAAGATGAATTATCTGTTGGTGAACCTTCAGAATCACGCGTGTTAACATCAGCATCACCTGGCCCAGTGTCATGGAGCACATGTCCTGCTGGATCATCACGAACTTCCCGTGAAAGACGAGGCAAAAGCCCCAGAAGTTTAGATCGACGCAGGAAAAATAAAGCCCATGATGTTGGTGAATTTCACGAAGGAATGCTTCTTGATGCATTGCTACACTTTTATCCAAATGTTcctg GTATAGCaggaactaaaaataattctagtCAACGAACAAAACCTGCTGTTACGGTAGCACATAAATTGCCATACTATGTGCCACAAATGCCTCCTCAATTTCATACagtaaacaaagaaataaataacaaagaagaagaaaatccTTACGAGAGTGTACCAGTTCTCGGCCCGCTGCACAATTATTCAAaccaaaataaaacaaatagtaAAGACAAATCATCAAATAAAGTACCGACAGTTgatgattataataaatatccaCAATATGCTTCTGAATACTTTGGTTTACATAATCAAGTTGTAACGCCAATTTATACACAAGTTGGTAATGATTATTCCGATACATATGCTCAGCCAACTGATAAACTTTACTACAGTGATGATAGATATGCCCAACCTGTTTACTTTACTTCCCGCGATCCAGATAAAACTTCTGCTGGTAAATTGTATCAAGGACAACCCGACAGTAGTTTTGGAAGTGATAGTGGTTACAGTCATCATACGTCCGGTGGTACAACGATTTATAATAATGGTGGTACAAGAAGCAGTATTACACGGACTAATCATCGTAAAGATAAACATCGAAATTCAAATCATTCTCATCATTCCGTCGATTTCATATTTTCACAATAA